GCAAGTATACCCAAGACTGAAGAAATTACAAGTGTTGGACATCACATTAttgcaaataaaaccaaaaaccaaacccactgtcatcaattccgactcacagtgaccctataggacagagtagaactgccccatatggtttccaaggaacacctggtatattcaaactgccagcctcttggttagcagctgtagctcttaaccagtacgccaccagagtttccacttatTGCAAATAGGAGCTCTAAAAAGGAGACTTTGAACAATCAAGGTCctcaacgattttttttttttaaccgcaAATGCAAAagtcctattcttttttttttgtttttggccatcaagttgattctgattcctagcaaccctgtaggacagagtagaactgccccataggattttcaaggctgtacattttttttatttttttaaataatttttattgtgctttaagtgaaagtttacaaatcaagttagtctcttacacaaaaacccatatacaccttgctacacactcccaattactctccccctaatgagacagcttgctctctcccttcactctttcttttcgtgtccatttcgccagcttctaaacccctccaccctctcatctcccctccaggcaggagatgccaacatatctcaagtgtccatctgacccaagaagctcactcctcaccagcaaccctctccaacccattgtccagtccaatccatgtttgaagagttggcttcgggaatggttcctgtcctggggcaacagaaggtctgggggccatgacccccggggtccttccagtctcagtcagaccattaaatctggtcttatgagaatttggggtctgcatcccactgctctcctgctccctcaggggttctctgttgtgttccctgtcagggcagtcattggttgtagccaggcaccatctagttcttctggtctcaggctgatgtagtcgctggtttacgtggccctttctgcctcttgggctcgtaatcaccttgtgtccttggtgttcttcattctcctttgatccaggtgggttgagaccaattcacgcatcttagatggctgcttgctagcatttaagaccccagatgccactcttcaaagtgggatgcagaatgttttcttaatagattttgttatgtcaattgacttagatgtcccctgaaaccgtggtccccagacccctgcccctgctacgctggcctccaaagcattcagtttattcaggaaacttctttgcttttggtttagtccaattgtgctgacctcccctgtattgtgtgctctttcccttcactatctagttagtgaatacccctctcccacaccctcccctcataaccacaaaaaaatgttttcttctcagtttaaactatttctcaagttcttataatagtggtcttatacaatatttgtccttttgcaactgactaatttcactcagcataatgccttccaggttcctccatgttatgaaatatttcacagattcctcactgttctttatcgatgcatactattccactgtgtgaatataccataatttatttatccattcatcctttgatgggcaccttggttgcttccatctttttgctattgtaaacagtgctgcaataaacatggatgtgtatatatctgttcatgtgaaggttcttatttctctaggatatatttcaagaagtgggattgctggatggtatggtagttctatttctaactttttaaggaagtgccaaatcgatgtcgaaagtggttgtaccattttacattcccaccagcagtgtagaagtgttccaatctctccatagcctctccaacatttattattttgtgtgttttggattaatgccagccttgttggagtgagatgaaatctcattgtagttttggtctacatttctctaatgactaatgatcgtgaacatttcctcatgtatctgttagctacctgaatgtcttctttagtgaagtgtctattcatatcttttgcccattttttaattgggttatttgtctttttgcagttgaggttttgcagtatcatgtagattttagagatcaggcgctgatcagaaatgtcatagctaaaaactttttcccagtctgtaggtagtctttttattcttttggtgaggtctttggatgagcataggtgtttgatttttaggagtttccagttatctagtttttcttctatgttctttataacgttttctatactgtttatgccatgtattagggctcctaacattgtccctattttttcttccatgatctttatcgttttagagtttatatttaggtctttgatccattttgagttagtttttgtgcttggagtaaggtatgggtcttgtttcattttttttgcagatggatatccagttatgccagcaccatttgttaaaaagactgccttttccccatttaactgttttggggcctttgtcaaatatcaactgctcacatgtggatgaatttatgtctggattctcaattctgttccattggtccatgtatctgttattgtaccagtaccaggctgttttgactactgtggaggtataataggtcctaaaatcaggtaaagcaaggcctcccattttgttctcctttttcagtaatgcgttatttacccggggcctctttcccttccatatgaaattggtgattcgtttctccatctcattaaagaatgtcgttgggatttggatcggaattgcattaaatgtatagatcgcttttggtagaattttttttttttcatagacatttttataatgttaagtctttctatccatgagcaaggtatgttcttccacttacgtaagtctcttttggtttcttgcagaagtgtgttgtagttttctttgtataagtcttttacatctctggtaagatctattcctatgtattttatcttcttgggggctactgtaaatggcattggtttggtgatttcctcttcgatgttctttttgttggtgtagaggaacccaactgatttttgtatgtttatcttatatcccgatactctgctgaactcttctattagtttcagtaggtttctggaggattccttagggttttctgtgtataaggtcatgtcatctgcaaatagagatactttgacttcttccttgccaatctggatgccctttatttctttatctagcctaattgctctggctaggaagaAGTCCTATTCTTGAGGCCATATCTAATGATGTTCCTCAATTACCAATAAAGATTTAAAAACGTAAGCCCATAATTAAGTGAAAGCTACAGGCTGTTCCTCACGCTGCCTGATCAGTATAGTACTGATGGCTAAGCTAACTTTTCATCCATTCTTTCAAGTCATAAAGTGAATTGTAGCATTCTCATGGCCATTCTGGTCCCCATCTATACCAGGTCCATTCCGAGGCCTCTGAGAAGAGAAGCAGGGGATTTCTGCAGAGTGTCCAACCCTTTGCTTTTCCTCTAACATGTTTTATATGCACTAGGGTTTACACTGAACCTTTGAAGAAGCCGTTTCAAAACATGACTCCCAAATTCTGAGGATCTCAGGGATTCATTAACGCCATCCTGTGTTAACATCAGTATTTTTTCTGTGGTGTTATAGGTGGGACTGGAGCTCTCTGCTGCTCCCCTTTCCATAAGTTTAGAAATCCCTGGATGGAAGAGAGGTCTTCCACAATTGGAGATATAAACTCCATAATCATTCTGTGCCCAGTGTACTTTCTTCATCAACAGAGGCCAGATCCAAATAGTAAATCTCTGCCCTACAGTAAGATACTTCACAATTAAATTAGTTATATTAGTAGCAGCAGAGGTGCTGGCTTTGGGTACTGGTTGACCAGCCAAGTCATGAAACAAAGGTGCCTATTACACaagtaggagctctggtggcacagtggttaaagcattcagctgctaactgaaaggtcagctgtttgaatccaccagccactccaagggagaaagatgtggcagtctgcttccataatgatttatagccttggaaatgctatggagcagttctactctgtctttagggttgctatgagtctgaatcgactcaatggtagtgATTTTTGTTACACGAGTGGCCCATGTACCTGATCTGTGGGTTTCTTTATCTTCGAGACTCAGAATTCTTGCTGCTTTGCCTGCCCCACCCTCAGGGACTGCACTATATCTAGAGGTCCCAGAGTAGGAAGGGGAATCAGCTGCTCCTGAACCCCAGGACCGCCGACTAGATCTGTTCTCACAGGAGCTTACCCAGGAGACTGGGTAAGAAAAGAAGCCCAAGGGCCAGGGCACGAGGAGTAGTAAATCTGGCAGCAATCAAGGGAGAAGGGAGCAGCAGTTATGGCCCTGGGGAAGGGAAAAAACACAGGATCTGGGAGGAGATGGAACAAAACTGAAGCATGACAACAGAGAGTCCGACTGGGTTAGTTCCAAGGGAGTCTGCCATGATTGGACTGGGAGACAAAAGATATATTACTTCTTCTCTTTCAGGAAAATGGCTCCAAACCTGTACAACTCTCGACTGTGCCTCCTTCTGCGGTTGGGGTTCTTGGGAATGATGAGCACATGCCATGCCCAATCTCATTTAACTAGGGCTCAGTGGTTCAATACCCAGCATGTACGACACACCCAGGTCCAGtgcaaaaataaaatgcaaagaagTAACCAATACAAGAAAATTGCAAAGGCAGAAATGTGTTCCTCCAAACAACCTTTGCTGCGGTAGCTAATGTTTGTCACAGTCCAAATGTCCACTGTAGGAATGGCCGCTGGAGCTGTCATAATAGTACAGCACAGGTGCCTTTAACCTACCGTCACCTCACAAGAGGAAGGTATCCAAGCTGCAGGTATAGCCGAAGACTCAGAAAGATGTTCTACACTATTGCCTGTGACCAACGATCTCCACAGGACTCACCTCAATTTTAAATGGTTCCAGTTTGCTTAGACAGAATCTACTAAATGCCTGTATGAACTCTCTGTGCTACTCCTCAGTGTCCATGTCCCCCAGTACAGCCATGCCCCTGTAACACCACTCAACCTGGACCTCAGCGTCTTTGCCCATCACTCACACGCCCATCATCAATCAGTTGAATTGAGCCGACTCAACTTGTTATCCCTACGGTATACTTCTTTGCTATTCATCTGATATAGTCTATGAGTGTCTGTTTTTGTCCATCTGCTGTCATTTAATCACAGTTTGCTGTAGGCCCACTAATCTGGTATTTCTTGGAAATACAGAGATCTACATAAAGAAATTCCCTGTGTCATAATGCAGCACGGACTTGCCCCTCTCACTTGCCTTAGTCCAAGAGGCTGGGCCTCCCCTGATATTGCCTCTTCCCCTCCCAAGAGGTAAATGGGTCTCAGGAAATTAGGAGAAAACAAATGTGATTAATTCTGACTATCTTCCCAATTTCCTTTATTAGAATTGAATCATAAGTTTTAAGTTAGATGGAATCTTTATTCTGTACAACAGGactaaagggagggagggaggaagagagacagaaagaaagagtcataagaacaaaaagaaaagtttaaCCCTTAGAGTTATTTTCAAAGCAGAGTACATCATATTTCCAGGTATTAGTGGTTAAACTGCTAAAGGAGGACCCAGGATCCCAGGCCAAACTTGGAATGAAATCAATTGTTTAGGCATACATGTGGGCACATTCTAGTAGCAACTGAAGAAGAGGTGAgcatctttctggcattttcaAATCTAAGTCCTGAAGAAGGAAGGCAGCTAGTCAGCTAGTGGCAAAAGGTGAAGGGAGGACAAGGTAGCTTGTTCATTCTGGCCTCTGTAGCTGTCACCAACTGTGAATCTGCAGTCCACTCATATCCAATACAGGAGTGGGAGACAGGCTCCAGAAAAGAATATTAGggatccaccaaaaaaaaaagcaggggtaAAATAATGAGAACCTCTTCCCTGCTCCATCCCAGGTATGCAATAAGAAATGGGAAACTGTGTACAAGTGCAACCAGCCAATTAATTGTTGGGGTTGAAGGATGGGACTTCTTAGAGGTGTGACTCaagataaaacagaaaaaaaatgccatcagATCTGCACCCCTACCTGTGGGTCTGCGAGTTCTGCTCTCCCTACTTGAATTCCTCTTCCAGACCCACCCAGACAACAAGTTTGCCTTTCCTCTCACCTCTCTGCCATGATAGTAAGTTACGCTCATCTCAGTACCacaaacagcagctgcaattgtgGCCTAGTTTTTGGAGTAGCCGTTGGTGGTTTTGCATTTCCAGGTGGCTCAGTAGACCCTAAAGGAGCTGGAAACCAACTGTAAAGAGACAAGTGAATGGTCAAGACAGGGAAAGACAGAAGATAATACTCATATCCCCCTTTCCTACACCAAGCTTCCCACCCAAAGCAGGTCCgaattggagtacaagaacaccTTCAAAATTTAAATTTTGGCTTTTCCATTTACATGGGACATGAAAAAATACTTACTGGAGTAAGTCTTTTAAGACTTAAGATGGTGGGAGGACATTTTAATACCTTTAGACTAACCAGAAAAGTGTTAGAAACAGACCCAAACTTCATGCAAGGGGGAGGGAAGAGCTATTATGTAATGTAGAATTCAAACAGGTTGTGGGGTGGAAGGGCAGGAGGCTCTGAAAGTGCCAACATAAAGTTACCTAAAGATAAAAGAAATCATCCAATCTCTCAGTATCCTGGCCTGTAAAACCTCCCCTTTTTTTACCAGAGCCACTGGCTGCCCAGAGCTACCTGTAATCCAGTCATCAGATCAGCACTACAAAATGTTGAGAGCTGTTCTTGCTCTTCTGAGCACAAACAGAGCAACATGAGGGAACTTGCTCATGGGGCGGGTATTGATGGATAGAACCACAACTCTGTGAGGAGAGGACTAATGAACCTTCTTCACTGGAGTCAGCAGATCACATCTCTCCTCTCAGCCCATGAACAGCATTTCTTTCAACCCAGAACTGAGGGTCCTATTCACCCAGCCACTCTAGACCCTGTCAAATTTGTGTCCTTATGCATATCATCTTCTTTCATTAATTCATAAATTCCTTCTCCACATATATTTTGCGGACTTGCTATATGCTCGGTGCTGTTCTAGGCTCTGAGGATACAATGATGAACAAGCAAGACAAGATTCCTTCTTTGACAACTCTTGTATCCtagtgagggagacagacaataaaaaataaacaaatggataaataagatTAAAGCAGAGATAAGTGCTAAAGGAAAAAATTCAATGGAGGAGATTCATGCTGGGGAGTGCCTGGAGAGGGGGTGGCAGCCTTAGACTGTGGAATGCAGAAGGCCTTTGGGAAGTGCTGACACCTGATTGACAAGAAGAGAGACATGCAAAGATAAAGAGCAGTGGGAACAACAAACAAAGGCCTTAGAGGGTAACAGCTTGACATGTTTGAGGAAAAGCAATATAGGTCAAAGTGACTGAAAAGAATGAGTGAGGAGACACCTAATAGGGTTCAGGAGGGAGTGAGAACATGCAGGGCCCAGGAGGCCGTGATAAAGACTTTGGATTTAACTCTAAGTGAAATTGAGCCTCTGTCAGAATTTTTAATACATGAGTGAAGAGATGTGATCTATGATTTAAAGATTGCTCTGGCTATTATCAGTCTGGAGGCTATAGCTGTCCAGCCAGAGGGGATGATGATTTGGGAGAGATGTGTAAGATTCTGGATGTAATTTGGATGTAGAACAACAGAACTTACTGATGAATCTGaagtggaagaaaaaagaggagtTCTCCCATTTCAGTAAAGGCACCACCATCATCTTGCTTCTGGGTACCAACCTCATTCTCCACCTAAGGTCATGTCATCCCTTCCCATACCTTCCATGCTTCTCCATCTCTTCAGAACCTTTCCTGCCACATCATCATGCTCTCCATTACTGAGTCTCTGAACTGAGGGAACTGCTGAGGACAGACTGAGATGGTGATCCTCAATTTGAGTCAGCAATCTCCATTTCGTCTCTGGGGCTTGCAAACATAGAGCTGTTCCCCTCTGGGCCAGCAGGGAAAGGGAGCTTAGAGTCTTGGGGATGAGGAAAATCACAGCTTGACACATGACCCTCTTGTACAATAGGCATCCAAGATTTATAGGCCAAACTAAGTGAAAATCGTAGACAGTGAGGAGAGGCCAGAACCAGGGATCCAGTGGGGCCTATTGTTGGGTAGGGGCTGAGAGATATAAGAATAATGACCATAACAGACATTCAAGCAtgtaaatacagaaaacaaagaccagaaaatgaATCCAAGGATGCTTCCAAGTAAGGGTTGGATTAGGACTGTAGCAAAGGTCAGAAACTGGGATGATCTTCTAGGCTGAGCTCAAGAGGCAGCCAGTCAGCCTCAGGGAGATCCACCTGCAGGCATCGACCAAGCATGGGGAGCTGGAGCCAAGAAACATCATAAAGGCTCTTACTGGAAGAGTGGAGTGTGGTCATCAGGAACGGCCAAGAAGCAAACCAACATGACAGAgccaaagacaggcctggcatcaCAGGATGGAACACTGGACTTCagataaaggaaagaaaacacactGGCAAGGTTATCAAGGTGAGGCACCTGGAATCAAGACAAAACACCTTGACCACTATATGCCTGAAGTGACAATTGTAAGGATTGTATGTAACTGCAGAGGCAGATTTGATGAGGGAATGAGTAGCCCACATAGGCAAGAGAGCACCTGAATCCCACGCACTGTAACACAATTCAAAAGTACTTCTCAAATTTCTATAATTGAgtgaaaaaattaagcaaaatggcagcactaaggACTCCCAACCAGAAAATTGAGAGTAAATTTCAGTTTGGAGAACCCTACTAAAGTAGAGGAAAGAGCCCAAGGACACACCTCTAGACAGTATTCTGGAGGgtgctaaaaccaaaacccatatTTCTAGTTCTGTGCACTTTTCAGTTTTCCAGGAATTTATTTCTCCCAAATCTTTTGATCTTAGTGGGGCCAATGAGGTTGATAATGAGAAAGAACAGTGTCCTTAATTTTGGAACAAATAAGAGAGGTAAACTTAAAAGTGGAATCTCCTAAACTTGTTTGGTGTCCCACAGTTATTTCAACAAAAAAGAGATTCAAAATCAATCCCTGAAACTAACCGCCTGACCCTAACTTGAGACAAATGCCTCAGAACTGCCATGAAGATGAGGAATCAGAAAAGCCTTCAAAAAAGAGAGATTCAGCAAAATGGAGCAGAGACAATGGAATCCATCTTTTCCATCTCCGTCCTTTCATACAGCTCTGACCACCTCCTATTGTCCTCTCAGATTCTTCTCTTTCTGCACCAAAATCCACAGCTAGTCTTAATTCCAACCAGGGGCAAGAACCCCCCATGCTCTCCTAGCTTGAAGACCAGGCAGGAATGATGGTGACCCCACCCATATGCTACAAGGAAGATCTCTGAGAGTAATCTCTGATACCCATTGAAGAACATGAGGAAAAAGAGCTGGTCCATTTGTGCTCAGGGGCATAAATAGGCAGGGCATAGAGGCAAAAACGGGGGTGGTCAGAAAGTGTCAGTTATGAATAATTCTTTTGAACTGGAAGCTTTTATTTCAGATGCTGcacagtgttttatttttgttttattgtgactGGGGGAAGACAACGAATTTTGCCAGGGAGTCTGTAAGGATTGGGAAATCGATATTCTTCCACCTTTCTGATTGCAAAAACTGCAGACTTCCTCACAATTCTTTCTAATTGCTGCTGATCAATTCAAGTTCAGTTTTGCTATGAATTTTGTAAATTACTATAATTTGCGTGTAAATCATGCAAAattttggtttaaaattagaaaagtccAAAAGTAATATGGAATATTAAATGGAGCTTGACGAACATGGCCTTTATACTTATTGAGTTCCTCCAGGTGTCACTGTATAAAggaatgtgtcatggattgaactgtgtccccccaaaatatgtgtatcaacttggtcaggccatgattcccccagtattgtgtgcttgtcctccattttgtgattgtaattttatgttaagaggattagggtgggattgtaacaccacccttactcaggtcacctctctgatccaaggtaaagggagtttccctggggtatgggctgcaccaccttttatctctcaagagacagaaggaaagggaagcaagcagacagtaggggacctcataccaccaagaaagcagcaccgggagcagagcacgtcctttggacacggggttcctgctcctgagaagctcctcagccaggggaagattgaggacaaggaccttcctccagagccaacagagagagaaagccttcccctggagcagatgccctgaatttggacttgtaacctactagactgtgagaaaataaatttctctttgttaaagccatccacttgtggtatttctgttacggcagccctagtgactaaaaaaaaaaaatgggaaacagACTGGACTTGAATCATGGCTTGCCACTTAaattatgtgaccttggacaaacaACTTCATCTCTCAGAGACAGTTcttatgtttttaaaatgaagGTTAAGATAGCTTCTTCTTAGAGTCTGTGAAAGTATTCAGTTATATTCAATATGCAATAGCTTATCATGCAATGGGTATTTCTTCAGTCAGTCAGGCAGCTGACAAATAGTTTTGAGTTCTTACTATATTCAGACAGTGTGAACACTGGTGAACAAATATAGACAC
The window above is part of the Loxodonta africana isolate mLoxAfr1 chromosome 10, mLoxAfr1.hap2, whole genome shotgun sequence genome. Proteins encoded here:
- the RNASE2 gene encoding LOW QUALITY PROTEIN: non-secretory ribonuclease (The sequence of the model RefSeq protein was modified relative to this genomic sequence to represent the inferred CDS: inserted 1 base in 1 codon), with amino-acid sequence MAPNLYNSRLCLLLRLGFLGMMSTCHAQSHLTRAQWFNTQHVRHTQVQCKNKMQRSNQYKKXCKGRNVFLQTTFAAVANVCHSPNVHCRNGRWSCHNSTAQVPLTYRHLTRGRYPSCRYSRRLRKMFYTIACDQRSPQDSPQF